The following proteins are co-located in the Bubalus bubalis isolate 160015118507 breed Murrah chromosome 21, NDDB_SH_1, whole genome shotgun sequence genome:
- the CCR2 gene encoding C-C chemokine receptor type 2, translating into MDGNDTFSHNVLPTSHSLFTTNVKGNDEEPTTSYDYDYGEPCRKTSVGQIEAQLLPPLYSLVFIFGFVGNLLVVLILINCKKLKSMTDIYLLNLAISDLLFLLTMPFWAHYAADQWVFGNVMCKFFTGLYHIGYFGGIFFIILLTIDRYLAIVHAVFALKARTVTFGVVTSGVTWVVAVFASLPGIIFIKSLEEHSGYACAPYFPLGWKNFHTIMRSVLGLVLPLLVMIICYSGIIKTLLRCRNEKKKHKAVRLIFVIMIVYFLFWAPYNIVLLLSTFQEFFGLSNCKSSSQLDQAMQVTETLGLTHCCINPIIYAFVGEKFRRYLSTFFRKHIAKHLCKQCPVFYGETGDRVSSTYTHSTGEQEVSAAL; encoded by the coding sequence ATGGATGGCAATGATACATTCAGCCACAATGTGCTTCccacatctcattctctgtttacAACAAATGTCAAGGGGAATGATGAAGAACCCACCACCAGTTATGACTATGATTACGGTGAACCCTGCCGAAAGACCAGTGTGGGACAAATCGAAGCACAGCTCCTGCCGCCACTCTACTCGCTGGTCTTCATCTTTGGTTTTGTGGGCAACTTGCTGGTTGTCCTCATCCTAATCAACTGCAAAAAGCTGAAGAGCATGACTGACATCTACCTGCTTAACTTGGCCATCTCTGACCTGCTGTTCCTCCTCACCATGCCGTTCTGGGCTCACTATGCTGCAGACCAGTGGGTTTTTGGGAATGTGATGTGCAAATTTTTCACAGGGCTGTATCACATCGGTTATTTTGGTGGAATCTTCTTCATCATCCTTTTGACAATCGATAGGTACCTGGCTATTGTCCATGCTGTGTTTGCTTTAAAAGCCAGGACAGTCACCTTTGGGGTGGTGACCAGTGGGGTCACCTGGGTGGTGGCTGTGTTCGCCTCTCTCCCAGGAATCATCTTTATCAAATCCCTCGAAGAACATTCAGGTTACGCCTGTGCCCCTTATTTTCCACTAGGATGGAAGAATTTCCATACAATTATGAGGAGCGTCTTGGGGCTGGTGCTGCCACTGCTTGTCATGATCATCTGCTACTCAGGAATCATAAAAACCCTGCTCCGGTGTCGCAACGAGAAGAAGAAGCACAAGGCTGTGAGGCTCATCTTCGTGATCATGATTGTCTACTTTCTCTTCTGGGCTCCCTACAACATCGTCCTTCTCCTGAGCACCTTCCAGGAATTCTTTGGCCTGAGTAACTGTAAGAGCAGCAGTCAGCTGGACCAAGCCATGCAGGTGACAGAGACCCTGGGGCTGACCCACTGCTGCATCAACCCCATCATCTACGCCTTTGTTGGGGAGAAGTTCAGGAGGTATCTCTCCACGTTCTTCCGAAAGCATATTGCCAAACACCTCTGCAAACAATGCCCAGTTTTCTATGGGGAGACAGGAGATCGAGTGAGTTCAACATACACCCATTCCACTGGGGAACAGGAAGTCTCAGCTGCTTTATAG